The proteins below are encoded in one region of Amycolatopsis magusensis:
- a CDS encoding ESX secretion-associated protein EspG, with translation MNTPDFVLSAHEFDIVWGELDLGRMPYPLDVPSTGRTLEQRAQLAAEVYRELGDRGLARGQRVDADLEALLLVLAHYDVAVDAIGHIGYPVRALAAARGANAVLAVLAGGELWLREIRPTALARSIVEVLPDGNAGPGQAMSLPYQALAEAAEPQEDEDDPYGGDLDERIVLSRAGVSRNDAGALLELANNRRAGGQLGVTIGGRRTERLPTLVTWFDTHQGRYLMVREDSWLSIAPADNERIEQRVATVLAGAR, from the coding sequence GTGAACACCCCTGACTTCGTGCTCTCCGCGCACGAGTTCGACATCGTGTGGGGCGAGCTGGACCTCGGCCGGATGCCGTACCCGCTGGACGTCCCGAGCACCGGGCGCACGCTCGAGCAGCGCGCTCAGCTGGCCGCCGAGGTCTACCGCGAACTCGGCGACCGCGGGCTCGCCCGCGGCCAGCGGGTGGACGCGGACCTGGAGGCGCTGCTGCTCGTGCTCGCGCACTACGACGTGGCCGTGGACGCCATCGGGCACATCGGCTACCCGGTGCGCGCGCTGGCCGCCGCCCGCGGTGCCAACGCGGTGCTGGCCGTGCTGGCCGGTGGTGAACTGTGGTTGCGGGAGATCCGGCCGACCGCGCTCGCCCGGTCCATCGTGGAGGTGCTGCCCGACGGCAACGCCGGTCCCGGGCAGGCGATGTCCCTGCCGTACCAGGCACTCGCCGAAGCGGCCGAACCGCAGGAGGACGAGGACGACCCGTACGGCGGCGACCTCGACGAGCGGATCGTGCTCAGCCGCGCGGGGGTGTCCCGCAACGACGCCGGAGCGCTGCTGGAACTGGCGAACAACCGGCGCGCCGGCGGTCAGCTCGGCGTGACCATCGGCGGCAGGCGCACCGAGCGGCTGCCCACGCTGGTCACCTGGTTCGACACGCACCAGGGCCGCTACCTGATGGTGCGCGAGGACTCGTGGCTGAGCATCGCGCCCGCCGACAACGAACGCATCGAGCAGCGCGTGGCCACAGTGCTGGCCGGCGCGCGCTGA
- a CDS encoding WXG100 family type VII secretion target: MNDDQPDPADLALTQTQNWRSRSHRELYESVHLNNDPGQVGQLGQEWTGIGAEMSEHSRRMGERIRSTESGWRGNGADSARESVLELVQWSGNAATTAEEVGRRIGEQGRIMENARSAMPEPVEFDWQAMVTNGFATGGLAGFAAAVQDVRVKSDQANAAHEQAVTVMSQMETASREVDSGTPRFVAPVTKATPMMAASRPMNSVENMDAAGGGGGAGGGAGAPGSQQDVLQRAQQGTSPLQPFQTAQPLADTTTTAGFTGPGGPGGSPQMPGMPNVGSPAAAGLPGGGPGGGPGAPGMPQLPGGMPGGVPGGIPGGGGPGGAGFSPNSMPRQDTTRAQNAPSFTMPNTPGGGAPDMGTNPSGFRGGTPPQSTPPNFSMPNLPGGKTGGGGGVEDTIRQNRYQPPPKMPDYQGPGGTQYGGGTGPNPGAGGPNRPGVNPPQVPRFSMPPGPGVGGMGGFGGGGGGGGGAAGGFGPGSGGAGGGAAGFGPGGGGSGAAGGGYGPQGPGASTGAGTGAGRMPAEGFGPRGTAAGAGAAGMGGAMGGGMGAAGGRGQGEEDKERRSAAYIQGEEIFQVPGEDLPPPVIGARKQKKPE, translated from the coding sequence GTGAACGACGACCAGCCGGACCCCGCCGACCTCGCGCTGACGCAGACGCAGAACTGGCGCTCGCGCAGCCACCGCGAGCTGTACGAGTCGGTCCACCTGAACAACGACCCCGGCCAGGTCGGCCAGCTCGGCCAGGAGTGGACCGGCATCGGCGCGGAGATGAGCGAGCACTCGCGCCGCATGGGCGAGCGCATCCGCTCCACCGAGAGCGGCTGGCGCGGCAACGGCGCGGACTCGGCCAGGGAGTCGGTGCTGGAGCTGGTGCAGTGGTCCGGCAACGCCGCGACCACCGCCGAGGAGGTCGGCCGCCGCATCGGTGAGCAGGGCCGGATCATGGAGAACGCCCGCTCGGCGATGCCCGAGCCGGTGGAGTTCGACTGGCAGGCGATGGTCACCAACGGCTTCGCCACCGGCGGGCTGGCCGGGTTCGCCGCCGCCGTGCAGGACGTGCGGGTCAAGAGCGACCAGGCCAACGCCGCGCACGAGCAGGCCGTCACGGTGATGTCGCAGATGGAGACCGCTTCGCGCGAGGTCGACTCCGGCACGCCGCGGTTCGTGGCGCCGGTCACCAAGGCGACGCCGATGATGGCGGCGAGCCGTCCGATGAACTCGGTCGAGAACATGGACGCCGCCGGTGGCGGCGGGGGCGCGGGCGGCGGTGCCGGTGCACCGGGCAGCCAGCAGGACGTGCTGCAGCGGGCCCAGCAGGGCACCTCGCCACTCCAGCCGTTCCAGACCGCCCAGCCGCTGGCCGACACCACGACCACGGCGGGCTTCACCGGTCCCGGCGGGCCCGGTGGCTCGCCCCAGATGCCCGGGATGCCGAACGTGGGCTCCCCCGCGGCGGCGGGCCTGCCCGGCGGTGGCCCCGGTGGCGGCCCGGGCGCGCCCGGCATGCCGCAGCTGCCGGGTGGCATGCCCGGCGGTGTCCCGGGTGGTATTCCCGGTGGCGGCGGTCCCGGTGGTGCCGGGTTCTCCCCCAACTCGATGCCGCGCCAGGACACCACCCGCGCGCAGAACGCCCCCAGTTTCACCATGCCGAACACCCCGGGTGGCGGTGCGCCCGACATGGGCACCAACCCCAGCGGCTTCCGCGGTGGCACGCCGCCGCAGAGCACGCCCCCGAACTTCTCCATGCCGAACCTGCCCGGCGGCAAGACCGGCGGTGGCGGCGGGGTCGAGGACACCATCCGCCAGAACCGCTACCAGCCACCGCCGAAGATGCCCGACTACCAGGGCCCCGGCGGTACCCAGTACGGCGGCGGCACCGGTCCCAACCCGGGCGCCGGTGGCCCGAACCGCCCCGGCGTGAACCCCCCGCAGGTGCCGCGCTTCTCCATGCCCCCCGGCCCGGGTGTCGGCGGCATGGGCGGCTTCGGCGGCGGTGGTGGTGGAGGCGGCGGCGCGGCCGGTGGCTTCGGCCCGGGCAGCGGTGGTGCCGGTGGCGGTGCCGCCGGGTTCGGCCCGGGTGGCGGCGGCTCGGGTGCCGCCGGTGGCGGTTACGGCCCGCAGGGTCCCGGCGCCTCGACCGGCGCGGGCACCGGTGCCGGCCGGATGCCCGCCGAGGGCTTCGGCCCGCGCGGCACCGCCGCCGGGGCGGGCGCGGCGGGCATGGGTGGCGCGATGGGCGGCGGCATGGGTGCCGCCGGCGGTCGTGGCCAGGGCGAAGAGGACAAGGAACGGCGCTCGGCCGCCTACATCCAGGGCGAGGAGATCTTCCAGGTGCCGGGTGAGGACCTGCCGCCGCCGGTGATCGGCGCCCGCAAGCAGAAGAAGCCGGAGTAA
- a CDS encoding tetratricopeptide repeat protein: protein MNDGQRTDEAAFGALLLRHRRAAGLTQADLAENSGVSIRALSDLERGRALGAQRRSATALADALGLVGGDRQEFLEAARLGRRRTPKSEEESDSAPSVTLPPSVPDLLGREGELAKLHREAVSDAAGGVVVSVVGHPGVGKTALAVTAAHQLRPQFPDGAFALDLRGMDEEPTSPRTALTQLLRALNVPPQQIPMTVPEQSSLFRSLLTGRRILLLLDNAADEAQVRPLLAASPGCLTLITCRSALAGLESARWLWLEPLVDLGAVELLTAIAGEARVRAEPRATAELVALCGNLPLAVRIAGNRLASRPHWTIAYLTTQLRNERTRLSSLSAGDLQVRSAFEMSHRRLSPAARLVFRRLAIVPGPDFGSELAAVATGMAEADVQIHADELVDANLLQAAAAPGRYQFHDLIRIFAVERLEAEEKPGDRDRHRRTMLDHLLHTATEAGRAFMPDALVAPTHAARRFDTREGAGAWLDVEAGNWLAAHREAPGEGLHREVVDLARALHWYSDGRTQQRPWDEIFQRGVDSARALRNQLDEAVLLNFVGWARYFCFGDNDGGLSAHNEALAVAIEIGDKSEQAWALGYRGSVLMRLGRLDEALESVRRAVELSEVLGFWTGEGTIRNALGRILRVHGKHEESLGVHRGVLADADARQAEANPDTRRFLRSVTLLDIGGTLLAMRDWQEAARTLREARGYFEASGFRIEEADTALHEGIARREAGEYKLARECFTLALSVFTGVANRWKRANTLAELITMLELMGDPTADEYRAGALALCAELKTAAAAELAARLRHETSHGTSPEG, encoded by the coding sequence GTGAACGACGGACAGCGAACCGACGAAGCGGCCTTCGGCGCGCTCCTGCTCCGCCACCGCCGCGCGGCCGGGCTCACCCAGGCCGACCTGGCGGAGAACTCGGGCGTGAGCATCCGCGCGCTGAGCGACCTGGAACGCGGGCGTGCCCTAGGGGCACAGCGGCGCTCCGCGACCGCGCTCGCCGACGCGCTCGGCCTCGTCGGCGGAGACCGGCAGGAGTTCCTCGAAGCCGCGCGCCTCGGCCGCCGACGCACACCGAAATCCGAGGAGGAGAGCGACAGCGCGCCATCGGTCACGCTGCCGCCGTCCGTGCCGGATCTGCTCGGCCGCGAAGGCGAACTGGCGAAACTGCACCGGGAAGCGGTGTCCGACGCGGCGGGCGGCGTGGTGGTGTCCGTGGTCGGGCACCCCGGCGTCGGCAAGACCGCGCTGGCGGTCACCGCGGCGCACCAGTTGCGCCCGCAGTTCCCCGACGGCGCGTTCGCGCTGGACCTGCGCGGCATGGACGAGGAGCCGACCAGCCCGCGCACCGCGCTCACCCAGTTGCTGCGCGCGCTGAACGTGCCCCCGCAGCAGATCCCGATGACCGTGCCCGAGCAGAGCTCGTTGTTCCGCTCGCTGCTCACCGGCCGCCGCATCCTGCTGCTGCTCGACAACGCCGCCGACGAGGCGCAGGTGCGCCCGCTGCTCGCGGCCTCCCCCGGCTGCCTGACGCTGATCACCTGCCGCAGCGCGCTCGCCGGGCTGGAATCGGCGCGCTGGCTGTGGCTCGAGCCACTGGTCGACCTCGGCGCGGTCGAACTGCTCACCGCGATCGCCGGGGAAGCCAGGGTCCGCGCCGAACCGCGGGCCACCGCGGAACTGGTGGCGTTGTGCGGAAATCTGCCCCTGGCCGTGCGGATCGCGGGCAACCGGCTGGCCAGCCGCCCGCACTGGACGATCGCCTACCTGACCACCCAGCTGCGCAACGAGCGCACGCGGCTGAGTTCGCTGTCGGCGGGCGATCTGCAAGTGCGTTCCGCCTTCGAGATGTCACATCGGCGCCTTTCCCCCGCCGCCCGCCTGGTCTTCCGCAGGCTCGCGATCGTGCCCGGCCCGGACTTCGGCAGCGAACTGGCCGCGGTGGCCACCGGCATGGCCGAAGCCGACGTGCAGATCCACGCCGACGAACTGGTCGACGCCAACCTGCTGCAGGCGGCCGCCGCGCCGGGCCGGTACCAGTTCCACGACCTCATCCGGATCTTCGCGGTGGAACGCCTGGAAGCCGAGGAGAAGCCCGGCGACCGCGATCGCCACCGGCGCACCATGCTCGACCACCTGCTGCACACCGCGACCGAAGCCGGTCGCGCCTTCATGCCGGACGCGCTGGTCGCCCCGACCCACGCCGCGCGCCGGTTCGACACGCGCGAAGGCGCGGGCGCCTGGCTGGACGTCGAAGCGGGCAACTGGCTCGCGGCCCACCGCGAAGCGCCGGGGGAAGGCCTGCACCGCGAAGTGGTCGACCTCGCACGCGCCCTGCACTGGTACTCCGACGGCCGGACCCAGCAACGGCCGTGGGACGAGATCTTCCAGCGCGGCGTGGATTCCGCTCGCGCGCTGCGCAACCAGCTCGACGAGGCGGTGCTGCTGAACTTCGTCGGCTGGGCGCGGTACTTCTGCTTCGGCGACAACGACGGCGGGCTGTCCGCGCACAACGAGGCGCTGGCGGTGGCCATCGAAATCGGCGACAAGTCCGAGCAGGCGTGGGCGCTGGGTTACCGGGGCTCGGTGCTGATGCGGCTGGGCAGGCTGGACGAAGCGCTCGAGAGCGTGCGCCGCGCGGTCGAACTGTCCGAAGTGCTCGGTTTCTGGACCGGCGAGGGCACCATCCGCAACGCGCTCGGGCGCATCCTGCGGGTCCACGGCAAGCACGAGGAATCGCTCGGCGTGCACCGCGGGGTGCTCGCCGACGCCGACGCCAGGCAGGCCGAAGCCAACCCGGACACCCGGCGGTTCCTGCGCTCGGTCACCCTGCTCGACATCGGCGGCACGCTGCTGGCCATGCGCGACTGGCAGGAGGCGGCGAGGACGCTGCGCGAGGCGCGGGGGTACTTCGAGGCGTCCGGCTTCCGCATCGAGGAGGCCGACACCGCGCTGCACGAGGGCATAGCCCGCCGCGAGGCCGGCGAGTACAAGCTGGCCCGCGAGTGCTTCACGCTGGCGCTGAGCGTGTTCACCGGGGTGGCGAACCGCTGGAAGCGCGCGAACACCCTGGCCGAGCTGATCACCATGCTGGAGCTGATGGGCGATCCCACGGCCGACGAGTACCGGGCGGGCGCGCTCGCGCTGTGTGCCGAGCTCAAGACCGCTGCGGCGGCCGAACTGGCCGCCCGGCTGCGCCACGAAACGAGCCACGGAACCAGCCCCGAGGGGTGA